The DNA region ATGTTATTAAATGTTGACGTTCTATTAATTTTTCTCCAGCATCTTTGTTTTTCACTAATAAATTTGCGGAACTTTGGTCAATTATATGTAAGGTTATGAATCTTATGATCATATCCAacataaaaagtataaatactGGAACCTATAACAGTGTTTTTAAGGCTCTTAAGACCGTCCATGTAAACTGAAGCCAACAGGGAGACTTTTACAAACACCACTTGGTAGGGAGTCCCTAACAGGGACACTCATCCATATTACATGAAATGAAATATAgcatcaatttaaaatttaaacaaaaaataagagACTTAAATGAATATTTTTGCTGTGATGATACTGCAATCAAATCCCATAGATTTTAATATTGAGTTCTCAAAACTCTCACTAATGTTCTATATCTTCATTTCTCATGTCTTTTAGTTTGGTAGTAACGTGATATTTAGAACCTCAGTTTTTGAACCTGTTTGACTAAATACTAAAATTATTTGAGACTAAATGAAAAGGCAAGCATTCTTTTAACTCTGTCCCATAGTGTTAAGATATTTGCCAATCCCGCACCCTTCGTAGATGCTGCTAGGATTCTGTCTTGTGATGCAGATAGTTTCAAAACAGTGTAGGAATATATCCTTATTTGGCACACAATTGGTTTTCATCTTTTGAATTCTTTATTAAACCTTTCTTTAGTCTTGACGACCTTCCCCAGTGAACTTAGATTTTTGTTTCCTTATCGGCTCCTTTTAAAAGATGAAATGCTTAATGATTAGTAACAAGACCAATTCGATCTCATGTTTGAATGCATTATATAATGATATGGATAGAAAAGAATATCAAAGAAATAAAATCTTGTCTGGACCCaattctttattatatattgaGTGACGTTGTATATTGCACTGACTTTTCTCGTGTACTTGACCATTAtccatacatattttttttccttccagTAGCAGATAGCATGTAACAGGAACTAGCACTTTCTTCCATGGAATTTCATTCATTTCTAAGTTTATCCCTCAGtggaaaaatataaattttaaataaacatgAAAATTCTACTCAttcttttatttattctattGTTTTCCAACTCATAGTTgcactaacactttcttttccTTATGCTACCCAAATGATAGAACGATGATATGCATCTGAATTTTATTACATTCCTTAGTAATGTGATCTTTTCTATATTCCATCCATCCAAACTAAATGTAAATATGAATGCATGTCAACCTATATGCCCCAAAAGGCTATATGTTACTAAATAATATGAAACTTGTAGATGGTAAAATCTTTTCAAGTGTCTTTTCTCATTCTTGATGGGGCATGTTGCATCTATCAATAGCTTCAAATGCTTAAAGGGGGGAAAACTTGATGCCACATGACATCTTCTCCCAAGGGGCAAAAGATTCCTCAAATTTAATCAATCAACACCTCCCAACccaatatttaaaattttacatCAGGTACAGACTACACTGgaaatttaaacaaaaatagCTAAACAAGAGATTGGGAGGGTGAATAAAAGTGAACTCTTGGAATTACATGAACCTGAATTTCCCTTTCTAAATTGCAAACAGGAGAGACCATCAGTACCACCATAACCAATAACCCAATGAGGAAttggaaaggaaagaaagaagttTTTATGATGCTCTCATCTTTTATTGCCTGCTTGCAAAAACTATACCATACTTCTCCCAAACAACCTCCCAAGAGAGGGAAAAAAGGGGCAAAACAAAGACTTCCTATCCAAGAGAAAAGAAATACCAGGATCAGGATCAACACTTGTCAAATCCCTTAACAGCACTACATACAAACACCTCAGCAAGGGACTTCATATTATTTGATTAAACTGGAATCATCAAGTTTTGAGGCAGCCAGGTTATCCAAAAACCACACCAACTTCCCAGTAGCTGGTTGGACCATTTTTGCTGGTATTACTGGGTAGTCAGGTCCAACATCATCTATTGCCAAGTGTACAGCTTCTGCTTTGCTGTCGCCTGTGACGACCACGGCTACATTGGATGCAGAATTGATAACAGGCAAGGTAAATGTGATTCTCTCAGGTGGGGGTTTGGGAGAGTCAGTAACGAAAGTTACCCATACTTCCCTTTCATTGAGTGCTGAGTGATTGGGAAATAAAGAGGCAACATGGCCATCTGGACCCAATCCAAGCAGAATGAGATCAAACTTTGGGCAGTCACTGACCTCAGACACGCTGACAACACGGGTTTTCACTAATTGTCGGATGACAAACTCATAATCAtctgcagcttcttctgctgaTACGGAATCATTAATAGAATTCACGTGACTGGAGATGACAGGCACCTGCTAATGTCACGAACATATTAGGAGAGGAATATAAGTGAATACTAAGTAATGAAATAACTGAACCAGAAAAAATCTCATGGAATATTAAAAGACACATGGAGAGACACAGAAAAGGTAACTTTTACATATCAAAGAATAACATTTATACTAGAAGCTCCCGTGTCGCATTTGTTGGACTCAACATTTAAATAGAAAGCAAGCAAATTTTGAATCATCTCTTTCTATCATTGGGAAGAAAATTATCCACAAGCAGCTTTAGTATTTTATAGAAGAGCAAAAAATGCAATTCAGAGGTTTCCAAATGGTGCCATACATAAAAAGTGCACCTTCAACAACCGGGGAACCAGTCACAAATTTACATACAAGTTGAACGATATCTTGAAATTACAAATCTCAGAACAGAACCACCCAAGAACACAACTGCACAGAAGATGATAGTAAAGACATAAAACCTGAAGCCTGATTAAGTGATTATCAAATGTTACAAATCCAAATATACAGGGCTATCCTAATTACCCAACCACAACATACCATATGTAACATAAAGCTTAAAGAACCACCCTAGATAAACAAAGTTTTACAACACCCCAGTTAAAACATTTCTTTTAACAATCTACAACTTTTGAGGTGAATGCATCAACAGCAAGTTGTTCACTACTGGCATATTGTAATGCATCTTATGTTGCTACAATGCAAAATTCAGTAGACGTCTCAATGTAGCATAAAATTGCCAAGTCGATAGCAAGTCAACAAGCCTATATTTTGGATCAAAGTCTACCCCAAATTTACCCAACAAAGACATGTTTTGATTGTACCCTTCAACACACTGATCTGCATCAACTGAAAAGacaataaaaaaacacatttcaAACCCTAGGGTCCTAATTGTCTTAGCTCTTGCTCGTGACGGAACATGTTTGTAGCACAATCTAAGCTACACATTTGTAGCCCAAAAATTCAACATGAATCTTTTCTGCATACCTAGGAAATTCATTTACACAAATAGTGACCCGACAATCTAGGTCATTGCTCTTGAAACCAAACCACACATTCAGATTGTTTTCTGCAAATTTGTTATATTATCAATTCATCCACAAACTATTATTTCACTTATAAATTGTGTTCAGTCAAGCAAATTGTTTTATACCTAGGGTTCAATTATTTGTGCAGAGATTTTGTTTTGTAAATTTTGTCTTCATATTTGTATGTTCAAAATTGTAGGGGACTTGGAGTCTTATTTTAAAGGTAAGCTTGTTAAATGCATTGTACATAATATTGCATAGTTTTATACCCAGCTGGTAAGCACATTATGTACAGAATTATATTGCTTAAGAAAGATTTTCTAGTTCTTCCATTAggattttaaatgtattttttatattaggCAAAATGTTACAAATTTACAAGTCTACGGGCACTTCATGAGATTACGTAGACTCTTGAATTTGACAACTTTGCGTAAATACAAAAGTTAGATCCTGATTGCAACTATCCCCCTGTTTGTTGTTAAAATAACCCAGTATGATCCTTTGTCTGCCCAATATACCCTGGGTACAGTATTATTGGTCTAATATACAAACCTGAAGGTGATAAACAAAAGCACCAAGGGAAGAACTTGGAGCCAAGATAGAAATTCATGGAACCAAATAAGTCATCGAAAAGAAGGGAGAAAATAAACCAGCAAATGATAGCGGATAGCTAGAGTATTTATGAAGAGATACATGATAATTAATCGTTTTCATAAAGTGAATACAGCAGTGTCCATCATAGAACTACTAATTAACTCTAACCGGGAATACCAATTTCTGGATATAATGCTAATCTCAGTCAAAGAAAGATGGATACTGTAGTTTCTAAGGTGAAACCAGTAACTATTATCAAATGCATGGTGATCACTTCCAATACTCTGGTCCATGGTTTTCAGCAGGTCAGACCTAGTATTTGCTTCATGTGGCAATATAGCCGCAAAAAAATCGATCCGGTCTTGCTAGAGCTCCCCAGTTGCCCTCACAAACAAAGATTCCTTTAGACAAGGATTCGATGTTTGGGATTCATTGTTTCTACCCTTATCATTTCAAATCAACCTGCTTTTCTGCAAGCACAGCCACCAAGATAGATTTTACAGCTTTCATATAAGACCCCCAGTTTTATAGACAACCCACACCTATAGGACAACTAGACGTATCTATCATGCTTCAATCACGGTTGTCCAGAAGAGACCCCAAGAGGTATTGGTGTGTTTAAAATCTTGATCTCCTTCCATTCAATTCAGAGCAATCAAAATTTAAAGAGAAGTTCAGACCAGGTAAGTAATTGATAATTCAAAAATGAATAAAAGGATATCCGAGAATGCCAAGGGATTAAAAAGGAATACTAACTACCCAAATCAAATTATCAAGATGAGATCCCGAGATTTATGTATTCTCAACATATATGGAAATCTTCCTCGCACAGAGGCTTGTCGGAATTttttcagaaggaaactaaATACCATTCCATGTTTCAGCACAATTATTTCCTCTACAAAAACAAGTTTTGGCCAGAAGCCTTTTGATATTTCAAACTTATGTGGGTTTATATTTATAATGGAACCCTAAGTCCTTCTCGCCTTCTCCCCTGTTCCatggaaaaggaaaataaaaaggaaacagaggaggatgaagaagaaattagTAGCAAACTGCTACATATGTCACTAATTCCATGAAGGATTAACTAAATATCAACTTGCAACAGTTCAACTTCCACACCAGAGTAAATGTTGAATCTCAATATAGTAAAATGAAACCCAATGCTAAGCACCTCCTTGGAAGTGCTCATGATGATTGTATAAGTAAACAGACATTCAAAATAAAGCACATTGAACTTTGAAGCAATAAACTAATGTTCCATGTGACCGACCATGAGAATTTTGTAAAGGTTATTTAGTAAATGCTCAAAATTGAAACAAGTTATTCAAATTTCTCAGTCAACTGCCAAAAACAGAAGAAGTGAATCccattttgtttggttttcccTTTTGAGAAGGGATCAGGAAAGAAAGTAAATTCAAAAAGAACAGTTTAATGCTCGAAACTATTCCTTATATAAATGAATAAATCAATGAGATGTTTGAATTGCAGGGACAACCTTAGACAAAAGTCCATCTCTAGCAAGCTTATAATTGCTATCAGCATGGTCTTTCGCGACAACACGTTCATCAGCCCAGAAGACATACCACTTGGACCAGTCCATTATCTTATTATAAGGAGCTTCCAAGAGTTTTCTGTTTGCAACAACAAATTCTTAATCCAACACCAAATTCTAAAAGCATAGAAACATATATGAAAAAGATAAGATACAGATACCCCAATAAGCCAATGAGAGAACCACCAGATATAGCAATGGAAAAGACTCCCCGCGCCTGCACGGACGCGTCCGATATTTCAGCAATATAGTCTGCCAAATCAGCCCTCAGGTCATCCAAACGTTCATGAATCCTCAACTCACGTCTAATCTTATTATCACCATCCGAAAGAGCCATGGTTTGGACGAGTCCGATAGCTCTAATTCACACCAACAAACCCAAAAGCACAAAAACATAGCATCAAAACAATGTCACATAGAAATAACAAGacattgaaaattgaaatacaAACAGCTTAGCAGTAGCACAAAATTCACAACACAAACAGCTTTGATATAATATAAGCCCTCTTAAACCAAAAACACAAATGGGATTCCAAAATTGTCCAAGATCCTGCTTCATAGGCGATCAAGACAATTAGTACATGCATAGATAATTTTACTATTCATTTGACTTCATGACTCAATTGCCCACATGACACTatagtataaaaaataaatctttAAGGTACTACTTGATATACTTCAACCCCTAAATTCAATTTGCATGTGTAGTGTCTAATTATCaagaaaaaatgaaattcaACAAAAGGTATTATCATCGCCACAACCCAAATTTCCAGGGATCGATGCCAAAAAAAATGCAGGAACAAAGCATGATCGCAGAAAAAATTTACAGAAGGAAATAAAGAAACCCCAGATCATAAAAATGTCGAATTGAAACCCTCAATGCAGCAAAAGcttgaaaaataagaaaattatgaATTGAAGGTGAATGGTAGTTTCATGCAGGTTAAGGTGAGTGGAAACAGCGTTGTATAGAGAATCGGTGCGTTTGAGAAGAAGGGAAAGGAAGAGAGAAATGCTTacagggaagaagaagagaggtggcacagagaagaagaagaagaagctgatgAATGTTGAAGATGGGTATGGTATGGTATGGTATAATGATATGAACACCaagttttatttatataaaagaaaaaatgtgtCAGGATTTGGATTGTCTATAGTTAATTAAgagtattattttattataaaactTTCAACATTATCTCAttaattatttgaattttatGGAGTCTTTAGTGGAACTCaaaaatgaattttaaaaagaaataatgTTAGAGATAGTGTTCCATTAATACATTTAAATTAAGTGACTATTGAGTAGTAGGATGTCAATAATATGTTGAAAAGACTAATAGATGCTCACTTTTAAGTAGGGGTGTCGGGAGATCCTTTGAAAAGACTCACCATCTGAGAATTTACCAAAAACCTACGAAAATATGAGAGTTAAAATTGGAACATGTAATTAGTTTTATAAATCCAAACTGACACATAAATAGCATTATGGCCTCATATATGTTGGCTTTTCTCAAATCATATATTGATTTGTGTAATTGAAAATCAATCTCTCCCCATTCATTAAAAACATTCCGAGTTATCACCTTAAGAATTAAGGTCTTCATAGACTTCCTTTGAGAAAATCCTTCTTTAGAAAATCATGATCTAGTTGGGCCAAATGCCAACTTTTAACAAACACTAATGATAAGGACTCTGACTTTTGTAATTTTAGCAAGAGTTTTGATTCGTAagcactttaatttttttccacttCATTTTATCTCTTTTCTCAGTTTTTATATATCACATATCTATTTTATTTGTCTCATATTTTTGTTTTAGCAACATATGAAAATATGTCCATCAAAACATTCTTAGTTATCGAGAAACAATAACTTTTCATATagaagatttttttaaaaaaaatattagccGTTACATCTTTCGTACGAGACAGACAGAATGTCAATGACATACTGAGGATCATCGGTGCGGGAGAATTGTCTCTTCTATTACCCCTTGTGAAGGTCAGCAGAGTCTCACTCCAATAACATGCTGAAGCGTGCCAAAAAATCATAAGAATGTCTACAAACTTGAGATTTTAATGTTTGAATGGGCAATTCAAAAGTTGATGCTCAAATACATATGGTCATTACTTGTTTGGCATAATTTTGATAAGCCTATCACTATCCTGAAGTTTTGATATGCACAACGTAATAGACTTGCTCC from Lotus japonicus ecotype B-129 chromosome 2, LjGifu_v1.2 includes:
- the LOC130739723 gene encoding probable 6-phosphogluconolactonase 2 → MALSDGDNKIRRELRIHERLDDLRADLADYIAEISDASVQARGVFSIAISGGSLIGLLGKLLEAPYNKIMDWSKWYVFWADERVVAKDHADSNYKLARDGLLSKVPVISSHVNSINDSVSAEEAADDYEFVIRQLVKTRVVSVSEVSDCPKFDLILLGLGPDGHVASLFPNHSALNEREVWVTFVTDSPKPPPERITFTLPVINSASNVAVVVTGDSKAEAVHLAIDDVGPDYPVIPAKMVQPATGKLVWFLDNLAASKLDDSSLIK